One stretch of Variovorax sp. 54 DNA includes these proteins:
- a CDS encoding LysR substrate-binding domain-containing protein produces the protein MPRIDVNRSGEMEAFVQVVEAGGFSAAARLLDMTPSAISKLVARLELRLGIQLVHRSTRKLQLTPEGLHFYERSTRVLADMDEAERCAAAGAAPRGRVSINASVSFGHHKLVQLVPRLLEMHPQITLDIALTDRIVDLMDERADIAIRWGQLPSSDLVARRLGETSQSIVAAPDYLAKYGTPRTPQELEAHNRLGWSYRRNTPDWPLRVDGRMVMLPVAGPVRAGDGETLRQLAIAGAGAARLSLYHIQHDIDAGRLVPLLEEFNPGEIEPIHAVYIGKAGTLPARVRAVLDFLVACSGVGGGRYTLKRTAPMPGNSALT, from the coding sequence ATGCCGCGCATCGATGTCAACCGCTCCGGCGAAATGGAGGCCTTCGTGCAGGTGGTGGAGGCGGGCGGTTTTTCGGCGGCGGCGCGGCTGCTCGACATGACGCCTTCGGCCATCAGCAAGCTGGTGGCGCGGCTCGAGCTGCGCCTGGGCATCCAGCTGGTGCACCGTTCCACGCGCAAGCTGCAGCTCACGCCCGAGGGGCTGCATTTCTACGAGCGCAGCACGCGCGTGCTGGCCGACATGGACGAGGCCGAGCGTTGTGCCGCGGCCGGTGCGGCGCCGCGCGGGCGGGTGAGCATCAACGCGAGCGTGTCCTTCGGGCATCACAAGCTGGTGCAGCTGGTGCCGCGCCTGCTCGAGATGCATCCGCAGATCACGCTCGACATTGCGCTGACCGACCGCATCGTCGATTTGATGGACGAGCGCGCCGACATCGCGATCCGCTGGGGCCAGTTGCCGTCGTCCGACCTGGTGGCGCGGCGCCTGGGCGAAACCAGCCAGTCGATCGTGGCCGCGCCGGACTATCTGGCGAAGTACGGCACGCCGCGCACGCCGCAGGAGCTGGAGGCGCACAACCGGCTGGGCTGGAGCTACCGGCGCAACACGCCCGACTGGCCGCTGCGCGTCGATGGCCGCATGGTGATGCTGCCGGTGGCAGGGCCGGTGCGCGCGGGCGATGGCGAGACGCTGCGGCAGCTGGCGATTGCGGGGGCGGGCGCGGCGCGGTTGTCGCTGTATCACATCCAGCACGACATCGATGCCGGCCGGCTGGTGCCCTTGCTCGAAGAGTTCAATCCGGGCGAGATCGAGCCGATCCACGCGGTGTACATCGGCAAGGCCGGCACGCTGCCCGCGCGGGTGCGGGCGGTGCTCGACTTTCTGGTGGCGTGCTCGGGTGTGGGCGGCGGGCGTTACACGCTCAAGCGCACGGCGCCGATGCCGGGGAACTCTGCCCTCACCTGA
- a CDS encoding MFS transporter, translated as MPIALLALTAGAFGIGTTEFVIMGLLMQVSTDLQVSITAAGLLISGYALGVAVGAPVLTIATRKLPRKTVLLALMAIFTLGNLACALAPNYEMLMAARVITSLAHGTFFGVGSVVATGLVAPERRASAIAIMFTGLTAATLLGVPAGAWLGLQFGWRSAFWAVTVIGVLALVVLAVFVPRVKGEVKPAPLREELAVLARPQVLLGLAMTVLGFAGVFVVFTYIQPLLTQLTGLSESAVSPILLVFGGGLAVGNILGGKLADRAPMAAVLGTLVALAVVLGAMQFTIGTPFTAVVFVGLLGVASFATVAPMQLRVLEKASGAGQNLASSLNIAAFNLGNALGAWVGGVTIDHGPGLRALGWVAALLTLVGLAIALWSRSLDRRAQKTGQLSADGASARA; from the coding sequence ATGCCCATCGCTCTTCTTGCCCTCACCGCCGGTGCCTTCGGAATAGGCACCACCGAATTCGTCATCATGGGCCTGCTCATGCAGGTGTCGACGGATCTTCAGGTTTCCATCACGGCCGCCGGCTTGCTGATTTCGGGCTACGCGCTCGGGGTCGCGGTCGGCGCGCCCGTGCTCACCATCGCCACCCGCAAGCTGCCGCGCAAGACCGTGCTGCTCGCGCTGATGGCGATCTTCACGCTCGGCAACCTCGCCTGCGCGCTCGCGCCCAACTACGAGATGCTCATGGCCGCACGCGTCATCACCTCGCTGGCGCACGGCACCTTCTTCGGCGTCGGCTCGGTGGTCGCCACCGGCCTCGTGGCGCCCGAGCGCCGCGCCTCGGCCATCGCGATCATGTTCACCGGCCTCACCGCCGCCACGCTGCTCGGCGTGCCCGCCGGTGCGTGGCTGGGCCTGCAGTTCGGCTGGCGTTCGGCCTTCTGGGCCGTGACGGTGATCGGCGTGCTCGCGCTCGTGGTGCTCGCCGTGTTCGTGCCGCGCGTGAAGGGCGAGGTCAAGCCCGCGCCGCTGCGCGAAGAGCTGGCCGTGCTGGCGCGCCCGCAGGTGCTGCTCGGCCTGGCAATGACGGTGCTCGGCTTTGCCGGCGTGTTCGTGGTGTTCACCTACATCCAGCCGCTGCTCACGCAGCTCACCGGCCTGTCGGAATCGGCCGTGTCGCCAATCCTGCTGGTGTTCGGCGGAGGCCTGGCCGTCGGCAACATCCTCGGTGGCAAGCTGGCCGACCGCGCACCGATGGCCGCCGTGCTCGGCACGCTGGTGGCGCTGGCCGTGGTGCTCGGCGCGATGCAGTTCACCATCGGCACGCCGTTCACCGCCGTGGTGTTCGTCGGCCTGCTCGGCGTGGCCTCGTTCGCGACCGTGGCACCGATGCAGCTGCGCGTGCTGGAGAAGGCTTCGGGCGCGGGCCAGAACCTGGCGTCGAGCCTCAACATCGCGGCCTTCAACCTCGGCAACGCACTCGGCGCCTGGGTCGGCGGCGTGACGATCGACCATGGCCCAGGCCTGCGCGCGCTGGGCTGGGTGGCTGCGCTGCTCACGCTCGTGGGCCTGGCGATTGCACTCTGGAGCCGTTCGCTCGACCGTCGCGCACAGAAGACCGGTCAGCTGTCCGCCGACGGTGCCTCGGCACGGGCCTGA
- a CDS encoding fumarylacetoacetate hydrolase family protein has protein sequence MTPDQKALTEALIAARQANRTLDATPWTDALPDATQAYEVQDAVAAALGWFDGVPKTWKSGGGSRSATLTHAPLPTSGVRQSPANFSDLTFHTPGIEAEIALRLGQDVTPAQAAALDHDNAAALIDAMAVSVEIVDARWQDLAATPALLRLADSQVHGALVLGDWQPYAAVDWASQRCETKIGDAETVVREGTHPLADPAWLLPIWLRHLTRHGQTVPAGTVVTTGSWVGVLPCRRGDQVRAEFPGIGAVRLSV, from the coding sequence ATGACGCCCGACCAAAAAGCCCTCACCGAAGCCCTCATCGCCGCACGCCAGGCCAACCGCACGCTCGACGCCACGCCCTGGACCGACGCACTGCCAGACGCAACGCAAGCGTACGAAGTGCAGGACGCCGTAGCCGCAGCCCTCGGCTGGTTCGACGGCGTCCCGAAGACCTGGAAGTCCGGCGGCGGCTCCCGCAGCGCCACGCTCACGCACGCTCCGCTGCCCACGTCCGGTGTGCGCCAGAGCCCCGCCAACTTCAGCGACCTCACATTCCACACCCCCGGCATCGAAGCCGAGATTGCACTAAGGCTCGGCCAGGACGTCACACCCGCGCAAGCCGCCGCACTCGACCACGACAACGCCGCAGCGCTCATCGACGCCATGGCCGTCTCCGTCGAAATCGTCGATGCCCGCTGGCAAGACCTGGCCGCCACACCCGCCTTGCTGCGCCTGGCCGACTCGCAGGTGCACGGCGCACTCGTGCTCGGCGACTGGCAACCGTACGCCGCCGTCGACTGGGCCTCGCAGCGCTGCGAAACCAAGATTGGCGATGCAGAAACGGTTGTGCGCGAAGGCACGCATCCGCTGGCCGATCCGGCGTGGCTGCTGCCGATCTGGCTGCGCCACCTCACGCGCCATGGCCAGACCGTGCCCGCCGGCACCGTCGTCACCACCGGCTCCTGGGTCGGCGTGCTGCCCTGCCGCCGCGGCGATCAGGTGAGGGCAGAGTTCCCCGGCATCGGCGCCGTGCGCTTGAGCGTGTAA
- a CDS encoding Bug family tripartite tricarboxylate transporter substrate binding protein: MQRRSLIQAAAGAAATLGVPRLFAQEWPTGPVRIVVGFPPGGGTDALARVVAQKLTIMWGQQVIVENKGGVAGVLAADYVAQQPSDGSTLLMAHINSHALAPSLQPKLRYNVERDFVPIVLVGVTPNLLIANPAQKALSVKDIVAACKAAPGSVSFGSAGAGSAQHLALEMFKLQGGVDALHVPYKGSGPLLADLMGGQIQYSFETMTAATPHVKNGRVLAVAQTRTKRAKGHPNVPTMQEQGFTGFEATTWYGLVGPGKLPPAIAQKVNRDVNTVLAMPDVQERLDTYGAEDGGGSQDKFKQFINTEIAKWAKVVKDGKVQVET, from the coding sequence ATGCAAAGACGTTCCCTGATCCAGGCCGCCGCCGGCGCGGCCGCCACGCTGGGCGTGCCCCGGCTGTTCGCGCAGGAGTGGCCCACCGGCCCCGTGCGCATCGTGGTGGGCTTTCCACCCGGCGGCGGCACCGACGCGCTGGCACGCGTGGTCGCGCAGAAGCTCACGATCATGTGGGGCCAGCAGGTCATCGTCGAGAACAAGGGCGGTGTCGCCGGCGTGCTCGCGGCCGACTACGTGGCGCAGCAGCCCAGCGACGGCAGCACCCTGCTCATGGCCCACATCAACAGCCACGCGCTCGCGCCCAGCCTGCAGCCCAAGCTGCGCTACAACGTGGAGCGCGACTTCGTGCCGATCGTGCTCGTGGGCGTCACGCCCAACCTGCTCATCGCCAACCCGGCGCAGAAGGCCCTCAGCGTGAAGGACATCGTCGCCGCCTGCAAGGCCGCGCCCGGCTCCGTGAGCTTCGGCTCCGCCGGCGCGGGCTCGGCGCAGCATCTGGCGCTGGAGATGTTCAAGCTGCAGGGCGGCGTCGATGCGCTGCATGTGCCCTACAAGGGCAGCGGCCCGCTGCTCGCCGACCTCATGGGCGGACAGATCCAGTACAGCTTCGAGACCATGACCGCCGCCACGCCGCACGTGAAGAACGGCCGCGTGCTCGCCGTGGCGCAGACGCGCACCAAGCGCGCCAAGGGCCACCCGAACGTGCCGACGATGCAGGAACAGGGCTTTACCGGTTTCGAGGCGACCACCTGGTACGGCCTCGTCGGCCCCGGCAAGCTGCCACCGGCCATCGCACAGAAGGTGAACCGCGACGTCAACACCGTGCTCGCGATGCCTGACGTGCAGGAACGGCTCGACACCTACGGCGCGGAAGACGGCGGCGGTTCGCAGGACAAGTTCAAGCAGTTCATCAACACCGAGATCGCCAAGTGGGCGAAGGTCGTGAAGGACGGCAAGGTGCAGGTCGAGACCTGA